From the Manihot esculenta cultivar AM560-2 chromosome 14, M.esculenta_v8, whole genome shotgun sequence genome, the window tcaaataaatatcaaaatttactACCAACTAATAATGTTGTAAATTCACATAGTTTACATGTTGTGCTAGCAGTATGTGTATCCAATTGGCTAATCATGTTTTCAGCATTGTAGAAGGTGAAAAATGATAAAAGATAATTTCATTGACTGGACATCTCAACAGTTTTAGTCTCATTGACTATAATCAATTAACCTAAATCAGCACATAATTTATCCAGTACCCCCATTCAGCTTGTACAACAATCACATGAGGAAATTTGTGACAGACTCACAGGTAATGCTTGAATGGTGAAAATCACATGCCCTAGGAATAATGCATCCAAACTTGATGGCCTGCATGAAAGTAACCATGCAATTTGATGTAGCATTAGCATGTTAATTTTAAACCTAAAATCTAAATGACAACATAAGTAGAGAAGCCAAAAAATTCAGAAGAGTCACCTGTCCTCAAAGAGAAACTCCTGTTCTCTTAATCTGGTTGACAAAGCTCCATATGCAATTTTTGCTCTCTTGTAAATCTGTACATAACCTATACATATAAGCATGTATAATTTcaaacatgaaaaaaaaaaaagaaagaaagacgaGCAAATTATATAAGATTTAAGTACTATCATCTTCCAGGTGCATGATTTTCAACATTATTGAAGaaatgaacattataaaatacGCACGGATATGAATGTGCACATGTGTGTTTGGACATATTAAGAACTTGCAAAAACAAAAAGGAGATCTATGATAAAGGACAACCTCTTTTTCCCTTGGTTCAGCATTTTCTTTTGTTATCCCAAGTCGCTGCTTAACAGTGTACTCTTGCTTGGCAAATAAGACCTTTCCTATTAACCAAGGAAGGTCAGAATAATAAATCTTGAAAGCAGAACTTCCATCAGAACCCAACCAGAGCTCATAAGTGATTGCATCTACAAGCCAGGAGCTAATCATCGCTTCCATTGATATCCATTCTGGGATGGAGCAGAATTCAGTATCCAGATTAAGAATACCATCTTCCTTCAAATGTTGAATAACCCCGCCACTCTCATTATTATAGGCCACATAAACACCAGATTCAATGTAAGGAATTTGATCTAGCACAGAAAGATTGAAAAGTCCTCTGATGATTACATTGACATTTATATACTTACAAATTCACGTatgcaaatgggttttcaaaaAAACACAAATCTTTACACATACAGTAGACTCAAGGTGAGTAAATCCAGCTCTTTTGCAATTGAAAACAAGCAAAGACAGTTTGCCAAGGAAGAAAAAATGCGTATAGATAATTGAAATCTCATTATAAGATAATGAACTTTCCAGATCATGATAGAAGAAATACTGCCGGCatatattcaaaatatttatactCAATGAAATACACCATGTACCTCTAGTCCAACTGATCAAAACTACAAAAAGGAACAAAGGCAACATAACCAATGTTTATAACACAGAAGTGGCTCATGAAAGCAATAACAATAGAAGGCAGGGATGGCAAGAGAAACCAAGACAAAGGTGAACCACTACAAATTTAAGCTTCTCAAGCCATGCACTCAACAAGAATGTATGCATGCCAATAACAGATATTATCATACATGCAACTCCATATCTGTATAAGAAATCAGCCTTGAAAAGACATAAAAAAGAGTGAATCTATATGgtaataaaagaggaaataaaAAGGGCAAGAGAGTAGATCACATTTTTTCACTCAATAAGAAAAATGATTGGATTTCAAGTTtgagataaatatttttaaaaaatgcatcACTTAGATAAGGAGAAAAAGGATTCTAGACTATCTAGAAATTATCCTAGTCATCTTCACATACGAAATGGTTTTAACTCAACTATCATGCAGAACAGGATACAAAAATTATAGGGCAAACAGTGTACAGACGTAttttaaaacaaacaaaaagtCCAGCACAGGAAAAAAAAGGTAAATAACACCAAGAGATGGCTACCCAAGTACAAGAATCAATCCACACAAATATTTATCCAATGATTGATGCAATAAGCATTTATCTGTAGTACAGTTCATTTTATAGATTCagaaaactaaaaatttaatttctgcaTGTGAAACAAGTGAGTGGGAATATTTTACGAgacaattttatttgattattgaGAATTTACATATCACTATCCTTTTTATTCTGTTTCTCATTTCCCCTTCCCCCTTTTTGGTCCCATCATCAGCCACTATGAAAACATAATCTTTCAACCCCTTTGAATAGTTAAGTATTGAACTATAAGTTGATAATTAGAAACAAAACCAGCAGAGGAAGGTGCATGCAGAACATACCATAGCAGCCAGGCTTTGTATGACTCAATGCAAACCCTAATCTTAGATGTTAACCAATTAAGTTCCTCCCTATTGTTTATGATCCTCCTTCAGGATTATTTTAGCTATAGAAAAGCAAGTTCAATGACTTGAGTTATTATttcaccaaaacatgcatcacAACACCCAAAAAAAGTGCATTCCTAATTGAACAATGCAATATCAACTGTCAGAATCTAAAACAGCTGAAAATTCGAATCAATAAAAGTTGGACCTCAAAGAGAATTGCAGAGCATATCATGCAAATACTTTCACAGCAATGACAAAGTAGAGCATCTGGGATTTGGGATTTTGTAGACCTCATAAGAAGTAGGGTTAAAAAGTATTGTTTTCAAAAGCACccgaaagaaaaaatgaaaaggaTATTAGCAATGACTAGCGTGGAGAATACCTGAATCTGGATAAGTGGAATTGAAATCCAAGCGAAAGGGAAACCTAGCTAATTTGAGATACATGTAGACAGGCAAGCAAATTGGGCAAGCAGTTGGGAGTCCAAAATATGGTTTTCTTGCAACAAGAGTCCACTCTTCTCTTTCTTGAGATTCTTCCATTTTCTGTCTCtcttgatttttcttttatttttccttctgCCAAACAAAGCACGAAAAAGTAGAGTTCGGTTTCCAAGCTTCAATAGCTATGCTGTTTCAgaactaaataaaaattcagaccctttttcttgatcatttCAAATTAAGAATTTgttaaacttataaaaaaaaaaaaaaaaaactgaaatccATCACAAGTagttaaatgaataaataaatacaaagaGAGCTAAAGATGCCGAACCTAGGAGCTGTCGTTGTCGATTCTTGGCGGCGTTCTGGGGTATGATGATTAACAACGTTCACAGAGAACAAAAGGGTGAGCAATTAGAAAGAGTAGTGAGGAGCAAGAATATATTGAAAACTATCGCCTTGATAAACCGGCTGTTCAACGCCGTCGACAGTGCCCGGGGAGAGAATAAGGATGTGTGGGCTTTTTACCTTTTtcaagttgaaaaaaaaaaaatctcaaacctGGTTCAAAAAAACTTTTTTTCGAATTCTCTGCAGCATTTTAAAAGTGAGGTTGCAGTACAGTAATGTACTTATTACACTTTAAAATGCAGAATTccgcattttaaaatttaatttttatttaattaattattatattatattttattattttattttattttattatatattaaatttatataaatataattataaaaattatattaatattattataaatattaattatgttattttatttataatataatattatattttcatatttatcattttattttattatttttattattataaaatttttaaaaaattatataactaacaacacctaaaaaaaattttagactttttactattttaaaatttaaaaaaaaaattaaaagctgttactgttttaaaaattaaatatttataaattaattgtaataaaaataataaaataaaataataaatattaatgatataatgttatattataaataaattaaaataattaatatttataataatattaatataattttataactacatttatataaatttaatatataattaataaaataaatattattttattttataaataatttaaaataattaatattaatattaatatatcttttataattatatttatataaatttaatatatcattaaattaataaaatataatataattaattaaataataattaaattttaaaatacagaataataaatataaaaaatataatgttatattataaacccatttcaaaaaaaatgtaaatataaataaattaaaataattaatatttataataatagtaatataattttataactatatttatataaatttaatacataattaataaaataaatataatattatattataaataatttaaaataattaatattaatattaatataattttcataattatattatataaatttaatatataatcaataaaataaatattatattataaataatttaaaataactaatatttataataatattaatataatttttataattatatttatataaatttaatatataataaaataaaataaattaataaaatataataaaataaaataaattaataaaatataatataataattaattaattaaattttaaaatactgaaTTCCGCATTTTAAATTGTACAAATTACGTTACCGTACTTTTAAAGTGCAgtaatgtaatatttttttaaattattttttttatctcattctAAAAGTACGATAGAGTCAATTTTCACTCTGATTTTCACACAAAATATTTATACTacacatttattatttttaattatataattattttattaaaaataataattatcaaaatatattctttataaattcatttatatatttttaattaaaaaatatttaattaattttattaaaaaaatacttaccGTCTACTcagttaaatatttaaaataaatataaaaaactacAAAAATATCATAATATATGAGAGCTAATAGCACGTATTATATAAAAACAACTtgcattaatatatattttttttaatttaatgtgattaaaaaaatataagcctataagttttttttttaaattatattaataaaattaaaaagagttGAATGGCAatagttattataatttttttataataggtaatttttataatgaatataatgttgaaatatttttaaaaataatttaaaatagataattttacttatttttaatgaattaaattttaataaaaaataaataattttttaatatttttcattaaaaataaataaaaagatttagatcacatagtttaaaaaaatgaaaaaactcATCCTTCACATTTTTTATGCTTCATTATCTAGATTTTTTAAGGACTTATTTCAGTagactttttataatttttagtgaaaaagtaaaagagttctttataaatttatttaaatggccaaaaaaatatttcttttgcgtaaataaattttttattattattttaaattatatatgcaTTTTACTGAAAAATCTATCAAAAtctcaattataataaattaataactaaaattcaGTGACAATAGGAGAAAATTAATCCTCTTTTTAGATAGAGTGCAAGTATACAGTACATTTTTGTTAGAAGTGTATATGGTTTTAGTTATGATGCCTCATATTTAAAAGCCCTCAACTCAGCCTGTTGTATAAAGCCAGAAAAtacggttcaaaccgaaaaaatcaatcgaaccgaaccattttaaaaatttcaattcgattttttatacatttcggttcggtttaatttttaatttcataaatttcaattatttcagttcagttcgattttgatcagaaaaaaatcaaaaaacaaaccaaaccgattagtgataataatatgtttttttaataatatagagaaattaaattatattaaaattaaaatattttaattaaattttaaaatattaaaaataaagtgtaaaaaataaaaaaaattattaaaaatcaaaaccgatcaactaaatcaaactgaatcagaccagttcaattcgattcgatttctgatcaaaattaattcgattcgatttttataaacactaaaattttgatttttaatttattcaattcgattcgattttaaaccaaaccgactcaattttaaaccgaatcaattttaaaccaaaccgactcaattttaaaccgaatcaattttaaaccgaatcgacCGAATACTCACCCCTACTTTTACCCTTATAATACGCCTCTCATGTTAataatgttaattttatttatttcctcaactttttttaattttgaatacttaatttaaaataaataaataaatcctcatctaatataatattattttaataataaaatattatttttcttaagaaaaatattttttatataataaa encodes:
- the LOC110600574 gene encoding mitochondrial outer membrane import complex protein METAXIN — protein: MEESQEREEWTLVARKPYFGLPTACPICLPVYMYLKLARFPFRLDFNSTYPDSDQIPYIESGVYVAYNNESGGVIQHLKEDGILNLDTEFCSIPEWISMEAMISSWLVDAITYELWLGSDGSSAFKIYYSDLPWLIGKVLFAKQEYTVKQRLGITKENAEPREKEIYKRAKIAYGALSTRLREQEFLFEDRPSSLDALFLGHVIFTIQALPEASVLRSSLLEHGNLIRYAEKHKTNFLDAGSSSSSVPRFPSDSSSSTPRRGPSNFSSKPKRKPKQEKTEEEKTFKRRAKYFLATQVVAILLFLSVMGGYDFSEVDVGDNDEGYGYD